In Nasonia vitripennis strain AsymCx chromosome 2, Nvit_psr_1.1, whole genome shotgun sequence, a genomic segment contains:
- the LOC100116111 gene encoding uncharacterized protein LOC100116111 — MVGKDEGLGDIDDESLARVKLISDKKKQLEESTDQVRQEIRSCFERLSDALRGREKQLLRQVEAIHRQQLSLVQSNSELLPCITSSLNANLDSESQLLEQLRNFGKIELSNSIAVNDTEPYKVEEYIEAGEDYVSFDKSLKKESEEFDVSSVIRYRKRDSSGNHSKTISINLNCTSCDSCKYETDSNSKIGVATTTKKLDERPASPLPSPSCSTSSASSSEKQSPVKESEEKLASPTEPESRNYYFGENHSSSICNNASSPVEKLDDESKDASSKATVGEDESAGAKAQDIKAKDGGGEEHPIQIQQWLQQILAETETEPIIHEIGHISKIPNARLYREFPVET, encoded by the exons ATGGTAGGGAAGGATGAGGGGCTCGGGGACATCGACGACGAGAGTCTGGCCCGCGTCAAGCTCATTTCCGACAAGAAGAAGCAGCTCGAGGAAAGCACGGATCAG GTACGCCAGGAAATAAGAAGCTGTTTCGAGCGTTTATCCGATGCCCTGAGAGGCCGGGAGAAGCAGCTGCTCCGCCAGGTCGAGGCCATCCACAGGCAGCAGCTGTCGCTAGTCCAGTCAAACTCCGAGTTGCTACCCTGCATCACTTCGAGTCTCAATGCGAATCTCGACTCGGAGTCGCAGCTCCTCGAGCAGCTCCGAAATTTCGGCAAAATCGAGCTGTCCAACAGCATCGCCGTCAACGACACCGAGCCCTACAAGGTCGAGGAGTATATCGAGGCTGGCGAGGACTATGTCAGTTTTGACAAGTCGCTTAAGAAGGAGAGCGAGGAATTCGACGTGAGCAGCGTCATTCGTTATAGGAAGCGCGATAGCTCTGGAAATCACAGCAAGACTATCAGCATCAATCTCAATTGCACGTCCTGCGATTCGTGCAAGTACGAGACCGATAGCAATTCGA aaataggAGTTGCAACCACGACGAAAAAACTCGACGAGAGACCTGCGTCCCCTTTACCAAGTCCAAGCTGCAGCACCAGCAGTGCCAGCAGCTCCGAAAAACAGTCCCCCGTCAAGGAATCCGAGGAAAAGTTAGCCTCTCCAACAGAACCGGAATCTCGGAATTACTACTTCGGCGAGAACCACAGTAGCAGCATATGTAACAACGCGAGTAGCCCAGTCGAAAAGCTCGACGACGAGAGCAAAGATGCTTCTTCCAAAGCGACCGTGGGGGAGGACGAATCGGCGGGCGCAAAAGCACAGGATATCAAAGCAAAGGATGGAGGAGGCGAGGAGCATCCGATACAGATTCAGCAATGGCTCCAGCAGATACTCGCGGAGACCGAGACCGAGCCGATAATCCACGAGATTGGGCACATTTCCAAGATACCAAATGCTCGACTGTACCGGGAATTTCCAGTAGAAACGTAA